Proteins from a single region of Undibacterium sp. KW1:
- a CDS encoding DUF1569 domain-containing protein, protein MTKRRLVLTGLAVSLLAAAGAVTYRKSTVIFTSIPEMQAKLASLKLNKLANLSGWPPYKVFVHLAQSIEYSMTGYPEMKSAAFQKTAGSAAFYAFSVAGAMTHNLTEPIPGAPAIAESGDVNAGIDMLIAALQKFENYAGEIKPHFAYGSLSKAEFAQAHVMHIENHLKLIQTTQSVA, encoded by the coding sequence ATGACAAAGCGAAGACTGGTATTGACTGGACTGGCCGTATCTTTGCTGGCCGCAGCGGGCGCGGTGACCTATCGCAAATCGACAGTAATCTTCACTTCAATACCAGAGATGCAGGCAAAACTTGCCAGTCTGAAATTGAATAAACTCGCTAACCTATCCGGTTGGCCGCCTTATAAAGTCTTTGTGCATCTGGCGCAGAGCATAGAGTATTCGATGACGGGTTATCCCGAAATGAAATCGGCAGCCTTTCAGAAAACGGCAGGTAGTGCAGCCTTTTATGCTTTTTCAGTCGCCGGTGCAATGACGCATAACCTGACTGAGCCCATACCAGGTGCGCCAGCAATTGCCGAGAGCGGCGATGTCAATGCTGGTATCGATATGCTGATTGCGGCATTACAAAAATTTGAAAACTATGCGGGTGAGATCAAGCCGCATTTTGCTTATGGCAGTTTGAGCAAGGCAGAATTTGCCCAGGCTCATGTCATGCATATAGAGAATCATTTGAAGCTCATTCAAACTACGCAGTCCGTGGCTTGA
- the bioA gene encoding adenosylmethionine--8-amino-7-oxononanoate transaminase has protein sequence MNLNQENDWVTRSLQHVWHPCTQMQHHETVPLIPVSHGRGAWLFDMEGKRYLDAISSWWVNLFGHANPRINAELKDQLDKLEHAMLAGFTHAPVVELSEKLAALTNHALGHCFYASDGASAVEIALKMSFHAWRNGGQTEKQEFICIQGSYHGETVGALAVTDVSLFREAYGPMLQRAHVVASPDARLAEAGETAADVALRAAAALEAKLQERAGKIAAVIIEPLVQCATGMAMHDPVYLKRLRELCDQYQVHLIADEIAVGCGRTGTFFACESAHIWPDFLCLSKGISGGYLPLSLVMTTDAVYQAFYDADVRRGFLHSHSYTGNPLACRAALATLAIFEDDKVLQNNRVKAEFLNTAFVDLKNDARVRHFRQQGMILAFDAVVDDAERAATFSRRFFAAALKQELLMRPIGRTVYMMPPYILEQDEMSLLAHKTRLVFEEVMA, from the coding sequence ATGAATTTGAATCAAGAAAATGACTGGGTAACACGCAGCCTGCAACATGTATGGCACCCGTGTACCCAGATGCAGCATCATGAAACCGTGCCGCTGATACCCGTCAGCCATGGCCGCGGCGCATGGCTGTTTGATATGGAAGGCAAGCGTTATCTTGACGCAATCAGCTCTTGGTGGGTCAACCTGTTTGGCCATGCAAATCCACGTATCAATGCAGAATTGAAAGACCAGCTTGATAAGCTCGAGCATGCGATGCTGGCCGGCTTTACCCATGCGCCTGTGGTCGAATTATCAGAAAAACTGGCGGCCCTGACTAATCATGCACTCGGCCATTGCTTCTATGCGTCGGATGGTGCATCGGCAGTCGAGATCGCCCTGAAGATGAGTTTTCATGCCTGGCGCAATGGTGGCCAGACTGAAAAACAAGAGTTTATTTGCATACAGGGCAGCTACCATGGTGAAACCGTGGGGGCGCTGGCGGTAACTGATGTCAGCCTGTTCCGTGAAGCCTATGGCCCCATGTTGCAGCGTGCGCATGTCGTTGCGTCACCGGATGCGCGTCTGGCTGAAGCGGGTGAAACTGCTGCCGATGTGGCCTTGCGTGCAGCCGCTGCACTGGAAGCAAAATTGCAGGAGCGCGCAGGCAAGATTGCTGCCGTCATCATAGAACCACTGGTGCAATGCGCGACTGGCATGGCCATGCACGACCCTGTTTATCTGAAACGTTTGCGTGAATTATGCGACCAGTATCAGGTGCATCTGATTGCTGATGAAATCGCCGTAGGCTGTGGCCGCACCGGTACTTTCTTTGCCTGTGAATCAGCGCATATCTGGCCAGACTTTTTATGCCTGTCTAAAGGTATCAGTGGCGGTTATTTACCGCTGTCACTGGTGATGACGACGGATGCTGTCTACCAGGCATTTTATGATGCCGATGTAAGGCGCGGCTTTTTGCATTCGCATTCCTATACCGGTAATCCACTGGCATGCCGTGCAGCCTTGGCGACACTGGCGATATTTGAAGATGACAAGGTCTTGCAAAATAACCGTGTCAAAGCAGAATTCTTGAACACTGCTTTTGTTGATTTGAAAAATGATGCGCGCGTGCGCCACTTCCGCCAGCAAGGCATGATCCTCGCCTTTGATGCGGTGGTCGATGATGCAGAACGCGCAGCAACATTTTCCCGCCGCTTTTTTGCTGCGGCTCTGAAGCAGGAATTATTAATGCGGCCTATAGGTCGCACAGTCTATATGATGCCGCCCTACATCCTTGAGCAGGATGAAATGAGCTTGCTGGCACATAAAACCAGACTGGTATTTGAAGAGGTAATGGCATGA
- a CDS encoding enoyl-CoA hydratase/isomerase family protein, translating into METLNIEIVNHLATVTLNRPDVRNAFNETTIAEITQVFRDLDTNDSIRAIVLAANGPAFCAGADLNWMKKMADYTHEENLADAGQLAEMLHTIYSCSKPVVAKVQGDCYAGGMGLVAACDIAVSVDTANFCLSEVKLGLIPATISPYVIKAMGESAARRYFITAERFTAAEAHRTGFAHEVVTAEALDAKVAEIVNALVSNSPNAVKQAKRLVQDVASREVTPALIAATVEGIAQIRASDEGREGVRSFLEKRKPNWLS; encoded by the coding sequence ATGGAAACCTTGAATATTGAAATTGTAAATCATCTGGCCACAGTCACATTGAACCGCCCCGATGTACGCAATGCATTTAATGAAACGACCATAGCAGAGATCACCCAGGTTTTCCGCGATTTGGATACGAATGACAGCATTCGTGCTATTGTGCTGGCCGCGAATGGTCCTGCTTTTTGTGCTGGGGCAGACCTGAACTGGATGAAAAAGATGGCCGATTACACCCATGAGGAAAACCTCGCGGATGCTGGTCAACTGGCAGAAATGCTGCATACCATTTATAGCTGTAGCAAGCCGGTAGTTGCCAAAGTGCAAGGTGATTGCTATGCCGGTGGCATGGGGCTGGTGGCTGCCTGCGATATTGCGGTTAGTGTAGATACGGCCAATTTTTGCCTCAGTGAAGTCAAGCTGGGCCTGATACCGGCGACGATTTCGCCGTATGTTATCAAGGCCATGGGTGAAAGCGCGGCGCGCCGTTATTTCATCACTGCCGAGCGTTTTACTGCGGCAGAGGCGCATCGCACGGGTTTTGCTCATGAAGTGGTGACGGCCGAGGCACTGGATGCCAAAGTGGCCGAGATTGTCAACGCGCTGGTTAGCAACAGCCCGAATGCAGTGAAGCAGGCCAAGCGTCTGGTACAGGATGTTGCCAGCCGTGAAGTGACACCAGCGCTGATAGCAGCAACGGTAGAAGGTATAGCGCAGATACGCGCATCGGATGAAGGTCGTGAAGGTGTACGTTCTTTCCTGGAAAAACGTAAGCCAAACTGGTTAAGTTGA
- a CDS encoding rhodanese-like domain-containing protein, whose translation MKKGYKQLVDEANAEIKIYSVAEAQAKLSDANVQFIDVRDIRELEREGIVPGAYHAPRGMIEFWVDPDSPYFKPVFGEKKEFILFCAAGWRSALTTKTVQDMGLENVAHIDGGFTAWKAAGAPVTIKESKK comes from the coding sequence ATGAAAAAAGGTTACAAGCAACTGGTCGATGAAGCCAATGCCGAAATCAAGATCTATAGCGTTGCAGAAGCGCAAGCCAAGTTATCGGATGCCAATGTGCAGTTCATTGATGTCCGCGATATCCGCGAACTCGAGCGCGAAGGTATCGTCCCCGGTGCCTATCATGCCCCGCGCGGCATGATAGAGTTTTGGGTTGATCCTGATTCACCTTATTTCAAACCTGTCTTCGGCGAGAAAAAAGAATTCATTTTGTTTTGTGCCGCTGGCTGGCGCAGTGCACTGACTACCAAGACCGTGCAAGACATGGGCCTGGAAAATGTCGCGCATATCGACGGTGGTTTTACTGCCTGGAAAGCCGCCGGAGCACCAGTCACCATCAAGGAAAGCAAGAAGTAA
- the bioF gene encoding 8-amino-7-oxononanoate synthase yields MTDGSKNNPGIRIATQRKSLIQGLQQELAVLDQKHLLRQRRTVETPSAPNMKVDGRDLLAFCSNDYLGLAAHPKLAEAMQEGAALYGVGSGASHLISGHSRAHAVLEERLAEFVSPHIDNARTLYFCTGYMANLAVITALAINKDTTVFSEALNHASLIDGARLSRATVQVFPHRDYTALERMLQQCKTKHRVVVTDSVFSMDGNIAELGALLAICERYDAWLIVDDAHGFGVLGQHGRGVLEHLNIKSPNLVYMGTLGKAAGVGGAFVAADATVIEWLVQRARAYIYTTAAAPALAHALLTSIDIIAGEEGQQRRAHLQKLIGLFSDGLHLQVWQGMPSDTAIQPVLIGDNAAMLRVAGNLMDQGLWVGAIRPPTVPVGTARLRVTLSAAHTEIQVLQLVQAINRLDQMSYVAQCFAEVA; encoded by the coding sequence ATGACAGATGGCAGCAAGAATAATCCAGGCATACGCATAGCGACTCAACGCAAATCCCTGATACAAGGTTTGCAGCAAGAGCTGGCCGTGCTGGATCAAAAACATTTATTGCGTCAAAGACGCACGGTGGAAACACCATCAGCACCAAACATGAAAGTCGATGGCCGTGACTTGCTGGCATTTTGCAGCAATGATTACCTCGGCCTGGCAGCACATCCCAAACTGGCAGAAGCCATGCAGGAAGGTGCTGCGCTGTACGGTGTAGGTAGTGGTGCATCACACCTCATCAGCGGCCATAGCCGCGCGCACGCTGTGCTGGAAGAACGACTGGCCGAGTTTGTCTCACCGCATATTGATAACGCCCGCACCCTGTATTTCTGCACGGGCTATATGGCCAATCTGGCGGTCATCACGGCGCTGGCCATCAATAAAGACACAACCGTATTTTCTGAAGCCCTGAACCATGCTTCCCTGATTGATGGTGCACGTCTCTCGCGTGCCACCGTGCAGGTATTTCCGCACCGCGATTACACAGCGCTGGAACGCATGCTGCAACAATGCAAGACCAAGCACAGGGTTGTTGTCACCGACAGCGTCTTCAGCATGGATGGCAATATCGCAGAACTGGGGGCCCTGCTGGCAATTTGCGAGCGCTATGATGCCTGGCTCATCGTCGATGATGCCCATGGTTTTGGCGTGCTGGGCCAGCATGGACGTGGCGTGCTGGAGCACCTGAATATCAAGTCACCGAATCTGGTTTACATGGGTACCCTGGGCAAGGCTGCCGGTGTCGGTGGGGCCTTTGTCGCGGCTGATGCTACCGTGATTGAATGGCTGGTACAACGCGCCCGCGCATATATCTATACGACCGCTGCCGCACCTGCACTGGCGCATGCACTGCTGACCAGCATCGATATCATTGCAGGTGAAGAAGGCCAGCAAAGACGTGCACATCTGCAAAAACTGATAGGCCTGTTTAGCGATGGCCTGCATCTGCAAGTCTGGCAAGGCATGCCATCGGACACTGCGATACAACCTGTACTCATTGGTGACAATGCCGCCATGCTAAGAGTGGCTGGCAACCTCATGGACCAGGGGCTGTGGGTAGGGGCGATACGCCCACCTACCGTGCCTGTTGGGACGGCTCGCCTGCGCGTGACTCTGTCTGCTGCGCATACAGAAATCCAGGTCCTGCAACTGGTGCAGGCGATTAACCGCCTCGACCAGATGAGTTATGTGGCCCAGTGTTTTGCTGAGGTGGCCTGA
- a CDS encoding acetyl/propionyl/methylcrotonyl-CoA carboxylase subunit alpha: MFTKILIANRGEIACRVAATARRMGIKTVAVYSEADANAKHVAVCDEAVLIGPAAAKESYLRADKIIQVALATGAQAIHPGYGFLSENSEFAEACAKNGIAFIGPPASAIEAMGSKSAAKSLMEKANVPLVPGYHGDNQDADFLHTEADRIGYPVLLKASAGGGGKGMRVIEKSADFKDALASCKREAINSFGDDKVLAEKYLQRPRHIEIQVFADTHGNCVYLFERDCSVQRRHQKVLEEAPAPGMTAERRAAMGDAAVAAAKAVGYVGAGTVEFIANQDGSFYFMEMNTRLQVEHPVTEMITGTDLVEWQLRVAAGEKLPLQQSELQIHGHAIEARVYAENPEKGFLPSIGTLRHARTPVAVNFELGGATDPAAFRIDSGVREGDTISPFYDPMIAKMIVWGKDRKEALARMAQALAQYQIVGLNSNIAFLSRLVTSTAFSGADLDTGLIERNQAELFPAPVAANLTTLALAVVSLLNSEKSTNGSSDPWQSSHGWRMNSLMQRSLQFTEEEQTHEVQVTYLADGWQVQAGTATAQVRLALAHENDIVIKIADQTVAATVVRDGEHFHVFSQGRHTDLHYIDALAHAGEAEAEAGRLTAPMPGKIVAVLVNKTQEVKKGDALLIMEAMKMEHTISAPHDGVIDEVLYAIGDQVAEGAQLLAFQQ, translated from the coding sequence ATGTTTACCAAAATCCTTATCGCCAACCGTGGCGAAATTGCTTGCCGTGTTGCTGCTACCGCACGCCGCATGGGCATCAAGACTGTCGCTGTGTATTCCGAAGCCGATGCTAATGCCAAGCATGTCGCTGTTTGTGATGAGGCAGTATTGATAGGCCCTGCTGCCGCCAAGGAAAGTTATCTGCGTGCCGACAAGATCATACAAGTCGCACTGGCGACGGGTGCGCAGGCGATACACCCGGGCTATGGCTTCCTGTCAGAAAACAGTGAATTTGCTGAAGCCTGTGCCAAGAATGGCATTGCCTTCATAGGCCCGCCAGCCTCGGCGATAGAGGCCATGGGCAGCAAGTCTGCGGCAAAATCCCTGATGGAAAAAGCCAATGTGCCGCTGGTACCTGGCTACCATGGCGATAACCAGGATGCTGATTTTTTGCATACCGAGGCTGACCGTATCGGTTATCCGGTCTTGCTGAAAGCCAGTGCCGGTGGTGGTGGCAAGGGTATGCGTGTCATTGAAAAATCGGCAGACTTCAAGGATGCACTGGCATCCTGCAAACGTGAAGCCATCAACTCTTTTGGCGATGACAAAGTGCTGGCAGAAAAATATCTGCAAAGACCACGTCATATAGAAATCCAGGTATTTGCTGATACCCACGGCAATTGCGTTTATTTGTTTGAGCGCGATTGCTCGGTGCAGCGCCGCCATCAAAAAGTTTTGGAAGAAGCGCCAGCTCCAGGCATGACGGCAGAACGCCGCGCTGCCATGGGTGATGCCGCCGTAGCTGCGGCAAAAGCAGTTGGTTATGTGGGTGCCGGTACGGTGGAATTCATCGCCAACCAGGATGGTTCTTTCTACTTCATGGAAATGAATACCCGTCTGCAGGTTGAACATCCGGTGACAGAAATGATCACCGGTACTGACTTGGTTGAATGGCAATTACGTGTTGCTGCCGGTGAAAAACTGCCGCTGCAACAAAGCGAATTGCAGATCCACGGTCACGCCATAGAAGCACGTGTTTATGCAGAAAATCCTGAAAAAGGTTTCCTGCCATCGATAGGTACTTTGCGTCATGCTCGCACCCCTGTTGCAGTGAATTTTGAACTTGGTGGCGCGACAGATCCGGCGGCTTTCCGTATCGATAGCGGCGTGCGTGAAGGCGATACGATTTCACCTTTCTATGACCCCATGATCGCCAAGATGATAGTCTGGGGCAAGGACAGGAAAGAAGCACTGGCCCGCATGGCGCAGGCGCTGGCGCAATACCAGATCGTCGGTTTGAACAGCAATATCGCCTTCCTGTCGCGCCTGGTCACCAGCACGGCCTTTTCTGGCGCAGACCTGGATACTGGTCTGATAGAACGTAATCAGGCAGAACTGTTCCCGGCACCAGTAGCAGCGAACCTGACGACGCTGGCGCTGGCGGTTGTGTCCCTGTTGAACTCAGAAAAATCCACAAACGGTAGCAGCGACCCATGGCAATCCAGCCATGGCTGGCGCATGAACAGCCTCATGCAACGTAGCCTGCAGTTCACGGAAGAAGAACAGACGCATGAAGTGCAGGTGACTTACCTGGCAGACGGTTGGCAAGTACAGGCCGGTACAGCGACAGCACAAGTCAGGCTGGCACTCGCGCATGAAAATGATATTGTCATCAAGATCGCCGACCAGACCGTGGCTGCTACGGTGGTACGCGATGGTGAGCATTTCCATGTGTTCAGCCAGGGTAGGCACACTGACCTGCATTACATAGATGCGTTGGCGCATGCCGGTGAAGCCGAGGCTGAAGCTGGCCGCCTGACAGCGCCCATGCCAGGCAAGATCGTTGCCGTGCTCGTCAACAAGACACAGGAAGTGAAGAAGGGCGATGCCCTGCTGATCATGGAAGCGATGAAGATGGAGCACACGATCTCTGCACCGCATGATGGTGTCATTGATGAAGTCTTGTATGCGATTGGTGACCAGGTGGCTGAGGGTGCGCAGTTGCTGGCTTTCCAGCAGTAA
- the bioB gene encoding biotin synthase BioB — protein sequence MQATDTTLQAMQFQPPVKKIEAETWPVDEVLALFDLPFNDLMFRAQTAHRANFPDGDVELATLLSIKTGGCEEDCGYCPQAARYDTGVEAKKMLDVREVLDAAKAARENGATRFCMGAAWRSPKDRDMEKVETMVREVKAMGLETCATLGMLKEEQAQRLKDAGLDYYNHNLDTAPEFYSNVISTRDYQDRLDTLGHVRSAGLKVCCGGIVGMGESRRQRAGLIAQLANLNPYPESVPVNHLVQVEGTPLHGLDPLDPLEFVRTIAVARITMPKARVRLSAGRRQMGEAVQAMCFLAGANSIFYGDKLLTTANPEAQDDRVLLDKLGLKTRGKVEAKAGSCS from the coding sequence ATGCAAGCTACTGATACGACTTTGCAAGCCATGCAATTCCAGCCACCGGTCAAGAAGATAGAAGCCGAGACCTGGCCCGTGGATGAAGTACTGGCCCTGTTTGATTTGCCCTTCAATGACTTGATGTTCCGGGCGCAAACTGCACATCGCGCCAACTTCCCTGATGGTGATGTAGAACTGGCGACACTCTTGTCCATCAAGACCGGTGGTTGCGAAGAAGACTGCGGCTATTGTCCGCAAGCGGCACGTTATGACACTGGCGTAGAAGCCAAGAAAATGCTGGATGTGCGCGAAGTGCTGGATGCCGCCAAAGCAGCTCGCGAAAACGGCGCAACCCGTTTTTGCATGGGCGCAGCATGGCGTTCACCTAAAGACCGCGACATGGAAAAAGTAGAAACCATGGTGCGCGAAGTCAAGGCCATGGGTCTGGAAACCTGCGCTACTCTGGGCATGCTCAAGGAAGAGCAGGCACAGCGTTTGAAAGATGCGGGTCTAGATTATTACAATCACAATCTCGATACCGCCCCTGAGTTTTACAGCAATGTGATTTCCACCCGCGATTACCAGGACAGGCTCGATACCCTGGGCCATGTACGCAGCGCTGGCCTCAAAGTCTGTTGTGGTGGCATCGTCGGCATGGGTGAATCACGCCGCCAGCGCGCGGGCCTGATCGCGCAACTGGCGAACCTGAATCCCTATCCAGAATCCGTGCCTGTCAATCATCTGGTGCAGGTAGAAGGCACGCCTTTGCATGGCCTGGACCCTCTTGATCCGCTGGAATTTGTACGCACGATAGCTGTTGCCCGTATCACCATGCCCAAGGCGCGTGTGCGCCTGTCTGCTGGCCGTCGTCAGATGGGTGAGGCAGTGCAGGCCATGTGCTTTTTGGCTGGCGCGAATTCGATTTTCTACGGCGATAAATTGCTGACTACGGCTAACCCTGAAGCGCAGGATGATCGTGTACTGCTCGACAAACTGGGCTTGAAGACGCGTGGCAAGGTTGAGGCTAAAGCGGGTAGTTGCTCCTGA
- a CDS encoding YchJ family protein produces the protein MSSKACPCGTNKNLDLCCGPYLSGAVVAPTAEALMRSRYTAYTLNDEAYLRATWDERTCPKERITHDEPTKWLGLEVKKFKADGDAATVEFVARYKIGGKAHRLHELSRFVRYEGKWFYVDGSFPEK, from the coding sequence ATGAGCAGCAAAGCATGCCCCTGTGGCACGAATAAGAATCTTGACCTGTGCTGTGGCCCGTATCTAAGTGGCGCGGTAGTGGCACCAACGGCAGAAGCCTTGATGCGTTCGCGCTATACCGCCTATACCCTGAACGATGAAGCCTATCTGCGTGCGACCTGGGATGAGCGGACCTGTCCCAAGGAACGCATCACGCATGATGAACCAACCAAATGGCTGGGGCTGGAAGTCAAGAAATTCAAAGCGGATGGTGATGCGGCAACGGTAGAATTTGTTGCCCGTTACAAGATAGGCGGCAAGGCGCACAGGCTGCATGAACTCAGCCGTTTTGTGCGTTATGAAGGCAAGTGGTTTTACGTGGATGGCAGTTTTCCAGAAAAGTGA
- a CDS encoding carboxyl transferase domain-containing protein has translation MTTLDSKLNPRCEEFKANAAAMQAVVDDLKEKIAKIALGGGDEARKKHLARGKLLPRDRVQMLLDAGTPFLEFSQLAAFDMYKEKSGADAAPSAGVITGIGRVAGQECIIVCNDATVKGGTYYPLTVKKHLRAQEIAEQNNLPCIYLVDSGGANLPNQDDVFPDRDHFGRIFYNQANMSAKGIPQIAVVMGSCTAGGAYVPAMSDESIIVKNQGTIFLGGPPLVKAATGEVVSAEDLGGGDVHTRLSGVVDHLAQNDTHALSLARTIVSHLNRQKPQTVVMKEVEEPKFPASELYGVIPVDTRKPFDVREVIARIVDGSHFDEFKARYGTTLVCGFAHIHGMPVGIIANNGILFSESALKGAHFIELCCQRKIPLVFLQNITGFMVGRKYENEGIARNGAKMVTAVATANVPKFTVIIGGSFGAGNYGMCGRAYSPRFMWMWPNARISVMGGEQAASVLATVKRDGIEGKGGSWSAEEQAAFKQPIKEQYEHQGHPYYASARLWDDGVIDPADTRMVLGLGLSAALNAPIPDVKFGVFRM, from the coding sequence ATGACAACTTTAGATTCCAAACTCAATCCCCGCTGTGAAGAATTCAAAGCCAATGCAGCGGCCATGCAGGCCGTGGTGGATGACCTCAAAGAAAAGATCGCCAAAATTGCACTTGGTGGTGGCGATGAAGCACGCAAGAAACATCTGGCCCGTGGCAAACTCTTGCCGCGTGACCGTGTGCAAATGCTGCTCGATGCAGGCACGCCTTTCCTGGAGTTTTCGCAACTCGCTGCTTTCGACATGTACAAAGAAAAAAGCGGTGCCGATGCCGCTCCATCTGCCGGTGTCATCACTGGCATAGGCCGCGTGGCCGGGCAGGAATGCATCATCGTCTGTAATGATGCGACAGTCAAAGGCGGCACTTATTATCCGCTGACCGTCAAGAAACATTTGCGCGCGCAAGAAATTGCCGAACAAAATAATCTACCCTGCATATATCTCGTCGATAGCGGTGGCGCGAACTTGCCTAACCAGGATGATGTCTTCCCTGACCGCGATCACTTTGGACGCATCTTCTACAACCAGGCCAATATGTCGGCCAAGGGCATACCGCAAATTGCGGTGGTCATGGGTTCCTGCACAGCCGGTGGTGCCTATGTGCCAGCGATGAGTGATGAGTCCATCATCGTCAAGAACCAGGGCACGATTTTCCTCGGTGGCCCACCGCTGGTGAAAGCCGCTACCGGTGAAGTCGTCAGTGCCGAAGACCTCGGTGGGGGCGATGTGCATACCCGCCTGTCTGGTGTCGTTGATCATCTGGCGCAGAATGATACGCATGCGCTGTCACTGGCGCGCACCATCGTCTCGCACCTGAACCGCCAGAAACCACAAACCGTGGTCATGAAAGAAGTCGAAGAACCCAAGTTCCCGGCTTCTGAACTGTATGGCGTGATACCTGTCGATACCCGCAAGCCTTTTGATGTGCGTGAAGTGATTGCCCGCATCGTCGATGGCAGCCATTTTGACGAATTCAAGGCGCGCTATGGCACTACCCTGGTCTGCGGTTTCGCGCATATTCATGGCATGCCGGTCGGCATTATTGCCAACAATGGCATCCTGTTTTCGGAATCGGCATTGAAGGGCGCGCACTTCATAGAACTGTGCTGCCAGCGCAAGATACCTCTGGTCTTCCTGCAAAACATCACCGGCTTTATGGTAGGCCGCAAATATGAAAACGAAGGCATAGCCCGCAATGGTGCCAAGATGGTGACTGCCGTAGCGACGGCGAATGTACCCAAGTTCACCGTCATCATAGGCGGCAGTTTTGGTGCAGGCAACTATGGCATGTGTGGTCGTGCTTACTCGCCACGCTTCATGTGGATGTGGCCAAATGCCCGTATCAGCGTCATGGGCGGTGAACAGGCGGCCAGCGTATTGGCGACAGTAAAACGCGATGGCATTGAAGGCAAGGGCGGTAGCTGGTCAGCCGAAGAACAAGCGGCTTTCAAGCAACCTATCAAGGAGCAGTACGAACACCAGGGTCATCCTTACTATGCATCCGCGCGCCTGTGGGATGACGGTGTGATTGATCCCGCAGATACCCGCATGGTGTTGGGCCTGGGTTTATCGGCTGCCTTGAATGCACCGATACCGGATGTGAAGTTTGGCGTGTTCCGCATGTAA
- the bioD gene encoding dethiobiotin synthase produces MQKRQHDFFLTGTDTEIGKTLVSAALLHAMQEQGLRSVGMKPIAAGAEMRDGILHNEDVDVLVAAASVKAELALVCPYLMQTPAAPHIVAELEHVKIELPHIVSSYQQLREQADAVVVEGVGGFCVPLNAQVTTADMAQALGLPVILVVGMRLGCINHALLTVEAIAARGLRLAGWVANTVDANMLYPQENIAALRERIAAPMLGHIPRLNVPDHEKAKVAASYLDLSQLK; encoded by the coding sequence ATGCAAAAACGGCAGCATGACTTTTTCTTGACCGGCACTGATACCGAGATAGGCAAGACCCTGGTCAGCGCTGCGCTGCTACATGCAATGCAGGAGCAAGGTTTGCGAAGCGTGGGCATGAAACCGATCGCCGCTGGTGCAGAAATGCGTGACGGTATCTTGCATAATGAAGATGTCGATGTGCTGGTTGCGGCTGCCAGTGTCAAGGCAGAGCTGGCTTTGGTATGTCCTTACCTGATGCAGACACCGGCAGCGCCGCATATCGTGGCGGAGCTGGAGCATGTAAAGATAGAGCTGCCGCATATCGTCAGCAGCTATCAGCAGTTGCGTGAACAGGCAGATGCCGTGGTAGTGGAAGGCGTAGGCGGTTTTTGTGTGCCCCTGAATGCGCAAGTGACAACGGCTGACATGGCACAAGCCCTGGGTTTGCCAGTGATACTGGTGGTTGGCATGCGCCTCGGTTGCATCAATCATGCGTTGCTCACAGTCGAAGCCATCGCCGCCCGCGGTCTGAGGCTGGCAGGCTGGGTTGCCAATACCGTTGATGCCAACATGCTGTACCCGCAAGAAAATATTGCCGCCCTGCGTGAACGCATAGCAGCACCCATGCTGGGGCATATTCCCCGTTTGAATGTTCCTGATCACGAGAAGGCAAAAGTCGCTGCCTCGTATCTGGATTTGAGTCAATTGAAGTAA